A DNA window from Massilia putida contains the following coding sequences:
- a CDS encoding DsbC family protein produces MGKTKLAVLLATGLITSCVGAQNSVEANIKKAIEPRLGGAKIESIKETPYAGLYELRVAGDILYTDKKGEYLIIGHVYDAKSTRDLTRERIDDINKIKFSDLPLGDAIKQVKGDGKRVIAVFEDPNCGYCKRLRQTTLKDMDNVTIYTFLYNILSPDSFEKSKNVWCAPDRAKAWDDWMINGKPAPAAPASCESPNEKVLALGQKLHITGTPAIFFSDGSRIPGAVDQKTLEAKLASLKQ; encoded by the coding sequence ATGGGTAAAACAAAGCTCGCCGTCCTGCTGGCGACCGGCCTGATCACGTCGTGCGTCGGCGCGCAGAACTCGGTCGAAGCGAATATCAAGAAGGCGATCGAGCCGCGCCTGGGCGGCGCCAAGATCGAATCGATCAAGGAAACGCCGTATGCCGGCCTGTACGAGCTGCGCGTCGCCGGCGACATCCTGTACACGGACAAGAAGGGCGAATACCTGATCATCGGCCACGTCTACGATGCCAAGTCGACGCGCGACCTGACGCGCGAGCGCATCGACGACATCAACAAGATCAAGTTCTCCGACCTGCCGCTGGGCGACGCCATCAAGCAGGTCAAGGGCGACGGCAAGCGCGTGATCGCGGTGTTCGAGGATCCGAACTGCGGCTACTGCAAGCGCCTGCGCCAGACGACGCTGAAGGACATGGACAACGTGACGATCTACACGTTCCTGTACAACATCCTGTCGCCGGACTCGTTCGAGAAGTCGAAGAACGTCTGGTGTGCGCCGGACCGCGCCAAGGCCTGGGACGACTGGATGATCAACGGCAAACCGGCGCCGGCCGCGCCCGCGAGCTGCGAGTCGCCTAACGAGAAAGTGCTGGCACTGGGCCAGAAACTGCACATCACCGGCACGCCGGCGATCTTTTTCTCCGACGGCAGCCGGATCCCGGGCGCCGTCGACCAGAAGACGCTCGAGGCCAAACTGGCTTCCCTCAAGCAGTAA
- a CDS encoding (2Fe-2S)-binding protein translates to MITVNINGRDVQVDADPSTPILWMLRDNLNMTGTKFGCGAALCGACTVHLDGQAIRSCVTPISAAVGHKVTTIEAMESDKVGKAVQDAWVKHDVPQCGYCQSGQVMSATALLRVNKKPTDADIDNAMSGNICRCGTYQRIRAAIKDAAKTLA, encoded by the coding sequence ATGATCACTGTGAACATCAACGGGCGCGACGTCCAGGTCGACGCCGATCCCTCCACGCCCATCCTGTGGATGCTGCGCGACAACCTGAACATGACCGGCACCAAGTTCGGCTGCGGCGCCGCCCTGTGCGGCGCGTGCACCGTGCACCTGGACGGGCAGGCGATCCGTTCCTGCGTCACGCCGATCTCCGCCGCCGTCGGCCACAAGGTCACGACCATCGAAGCGATGGAATCGGACAAGGTCGGCAAGGCCGTGCAGGACGCCTGGGTCAAGCACGACGTCCCGCAGTGCGGCTATTGCCAGAGCGGCCAGGTGATGAGCGCCACGGCCCTGCTGCGCGTGAACAAGAAGCCGACGGACGCGGACATCGACAACGCCATGAGCGGCAACATCTGCCGCTGCGGCACCTATCAACGCATCCGCGCGGCCATCAAGGATGCCGCCAAGACCCTGGCGTAA
- a CDS encoding xanthine dehydrogenase family protein molybdopterin-binding subunit, with amino-acid sequence MRFDLMQTTVPGAVSRRAFLKAGSLATGGLVLGFVLPAGGRIARAAEAAKPTVYAPNAFLRVAPDNTVTVIVNRLEFGQGVHTGLPMVLADELDADWSQMRAELAPAGDVYKDPVFGMQITGGSGTIAHSFTQYREVGARARAMLVQAAAQQWKVNPSQCRTAKGVVYGPAGQKATYGSLAEAAKALPVPEAVTLKDQKAFRYIGKPMPRLDARAKSTGRQQFGLDVKPAGTKVAVVAHPPVFGAKVAKFDASKAKALRGVIAVLEVPVDRGGSGVAVVADGYWPAKQARDLLAIDWDTSAVEKVDSGKQMAQFAELAKTPGAVARKADTSRLAGAAKKISAVYEFPYLAHAPMEPINCTVDLKDDACTLWVGSQFQGVDQAAAAAVAGLKPEQVTLNTMMAGGGFGRRATPTSDFVVEAVHVAKAYKAAGHAGPVKLIWSREDDIRGGYYRPSHVHRADIGLDADGNIVAWDHTIVGQSIITGTAFEPFMVKNGVDNTMVEGMGEPYDVPLNLTAHMVKANVPVLWWRSVGSTHTAFVMETLIDEAAHAAGTDPVAYRKKLIDAKHVRHHAALDLAVAKSGYGKKTLPKGHAYGVALHESFNTVVAYVVEASVVDGSPKVHKVTAAVHCNLPVNPMSIEAQIQGAALMGLGTTLPGARITLKDGVVEQQNFNDYTVARMNDMPHIDVYIVPSQDAPTGIGEPGLPPLAPALANAVFKLTGKRLRKLPFDLATA; translated from the coding sequence ATGCGATTCGACCTGATGCAGACAACGGTACCGGGCGCCGTCTCCCGTCGCGCCTTCCTGAAAGCCGGCTCGCTGGCCACCGGCGGTCTCGTCCTCGGCTTCGTGCTTCCCGCCGGCGGCCGCATCGCCCGCGCCGCCGAGGCGGCCAAGCCGACCGTCTACGCCCCGAACGCCTTCCTGCGCGTGGCGCCGGACAATACGGTGACCGTGATCGTCAACCGCCTGGAATTCGGCCAGGGCGTGCACACGGGCCTGCCGATGGTGCTCGCGGACGAGCTGGACGCCGACTGGAGCCAGATGCGCGCCGAACTGGCCCCCGCCGGCGACGTGTACAAGGACCCGGTCTTCGGCATGCAGATCACGGGCGGCTCGGGCACCATCGCCCACTCGTTCACGCAGTACCGCGAAGTGGGCGCCCGCGCGCGCGCGATGCTGGTGCAGGCAGCCGCGCAGCAGTGGAAGGTGAACCCGTCGCAGTGCCGCACGGCGAAGGGCGTCGTCTACGGTCCGGCGGGCCAGAAGGCGACTTACGGCTCGCTGGCCGAAGCGGCGAAGGCGCTGCCCGTGCCGGAGGCCGTCACGCTGAAAGACCAGAAGGCATTCCGCTACATCGGCAAGCCGATGCCGCGCCTGGACGCCCGCGCCAAGTCGACGGGCCGCCAGCAGTTCGGCCTGGACGTCAAGCCGGCCGGGACCAAGGTCGCCGTCGTCGCGCATCCGCCCGTGTTCGGCGCGAAGGTCGCGAAGTTCGATGCGTCGAAAGCCAAGGCGCTGCGCGGCGTGATCGCCGTGCTCGAAGTGCCGGTGGACCGCGGCGGTAGCGGCGTGGCCGTCGTCGCCGACGGCTACTGGCCGGCCAAGCAGGCGCGCGACCTCCTCGCCATCGACTGGGACACGAGCGCCGTCGAAAAAGTCGACAGCGGCAAGCAGATGGCCCAATTCGCCGAGCTGGCCAAGACGCCGGGCGCCGTCGCGCGCAAGGCCGACACCTCCAGGCTGGCCGGTGCCGCCAAGAAGATCTCGGCCGTCTACGAATTCCCTTACCTGGCGCACGCGCCGATGGAACCGATCAACTGCACGGTCGACCTCAAGGACGATGCCTGCACGTTGTGGGTCGGCTCGCAGTTCCAGGGCGTCGACCAGGCCGCGGCGGCCGCGGTGGCGGGCCTCAAGCCCGAGCAGGTCACCTTGAACACGATGATGGCGGGCGGCGGCTTCGGCCGGCGCGCGACGCCCACGTCGGACTTCGTCGTGGAAGCCGTCCACGTCGCCAAGGCGTACAAGGCCGCCGGCCACGCCGGTCCGGTGAAGCTGATCTGGAGCCGCGAGGACGACATCCGCGGCGGCTACTACCGGCCGTCGCACGTGCACCGCGCCGACATCGGCCTCGATGCCGACGGCAACATCGTCGCCTGGGACCACACCATCGTCGGCCAGTCGATCATCACCGGCACCGCGTTCGAACCGTTCATGGTCAAGAACGGCGTCGACAACACGATGGTCGAAGGCATGGGCGAACCGTACGACGTGCCGCTGAACCTGACGGCGCACATGGTCAAGGCCAACGTGCCCGTGCTGTGGTGGCGCTCCGTCGGTTCCACGCACACGGCGTTCGTGATGGAGACGCTGATCGACGAAGCCGCGCACGCGGCCGGCACGGATCCGGTCGCGTACCGCAAGAAGCTGATCGACGCGAAGCACGTGCGCCATCACGCGGCGCTGGATCTCGCCGTGGCGAAATCCGGCTACGGCAAGAAGACGCTGCCGAAAGGCCATGCGTACGGCGTCGCGCTGCACGAGTCGTTCAACACGGTCGTCGCCTACGTCGTCGAAGCGTCCGTCGTCGACGGCAGCCCGAAGGTGCACAAGGTCACGGCCGCCGTGCACTGCAACCTGCCGGTCAACCCGATGTCGATCGAGGCGCAGATCCAGGGCGCGGCGCTGATGGGCCTCGGCACGACGTTGCCGGGCGCGCGCATCACGCTCAAGGACGGCGTCGTCGAGCAGCAGAACTTCAACGACTACACGGTGGCGCGCATGAACGACATGCCGCACATCGACGTGTACATCGTCCCGTCGCAGGATGCGCCGACGGGCATCGGCGAGCCCGGCCTGCCGCCGCTGGCGCCGGCGCTGGCCAATGCCGTGTTCAAGCTGACCGGCAAGCGCCTGCGCAAGCTCCCGTTCGACCTGGCGACGGCATGA
- a CDS encoding nucleotidyltransferase family protein has product MIVPAPLVGILLAAGRGRRFDPAGLRNKLLQPLAGLEPVVVAGARKLLAVVPRVVAVVAPGDGGVGERLAALGCDVTVCPDADSGMAASLTHAIRHSLAMAPQPQAWLVALGDMPYVDPATLRLLADALAAGAGIAAPVMAGRRGNPVGFGALHRDALLALRGDEGARRLLQTCPVTEVLVHDPGIFRDIDTPGDLTGR; this is encoded by the coding sequence ATGATCGTGCCGGCCCCCTTGGTCGGCATCCTGCTGGCCGCCGGCCGGGGGCGCCGGTTCGATCCCGCCGGGCTGCGCAACAAGCTGCTGCAGCCGCTGGCGGGCCTTGAGCCCGTCGTCGTGGCCGGTGCGCGCAAGCTGCTGGCCGTCGTTCCTCGCGTCGTCGCGGTCGTGGCGCCCGGAGATGGGGGCGTCGGCGAGCGGCTTGCGGCGCTGGGCTGCGACGTGACGGTCTGCCCGGATGCCGACAGCGGCATGGCGGCGTCGCTCACGCACGCCATCCGGCATTCGCTGGCCATGGCGCCGCAGCCGCAAGCGTGGCTGGTGGCGCTGGGCGACATGCCGTACGTCGATCCAGCCACATTGCGCTTGCTGGCCGATGCGCTGGCGGCCGGCGCGGGGATCGCGGCACCCGTCATGGCCGGGCGGCGCGGCAATCCGGTCGGTTTCGGTGCGCTCCACCGCGATGCGCTGCTGGCCTTGCGCGGCGACGAGGGCGCGCGCCGCCTGCTGCAAACCTGCCCGGTGACGGAAGTCCTGGTGCATGACCCCGGCATCTTCCGCGACATCGATACGCCGGGCGACCTTACGGGACGGTAA
- a CDS encoding M61 family metallopeptidase, translating into MKKAPQKQPPAIQYAIVPKDLAGHLFDVTVTVAEPSPEGQVFALPAWIPGSYMIREFARNIVRIRAESGGEPVRLAKLDKHSWQAAPVAGPLTVHYEVYAWDLSVRAAHLDQTHGFFNGTSVFLRVVGQEARPHLVDIQRPPEPATRSWRVATSLPEAGAKRYGFGTYVAGDYDELIDHPVEMGDFALGGFTAHGIRHDIVITGRVPNLDMARLEKDLKAICETQIAFFEPKTKKAPMDRYVFLTMAVGDGYGGLEHRASTALICARTDLPTTAALRTAEPNEGYVKFLGLCSHEYFHTWNVKRIKPAVFAPYDLQVENYTPLLWLFEGFTSYYDDLMLVRSGIISEATYFKMLGKTVGSVLRGTGRTKQSIADSSFDAWSKYYRQDENAPNAIISYYTKGSLVGLAFDLAIRAKTGGAKSLDDIMLALWDRFGRDFYQGNGKGGRGLTEQDVESLFDEVSGVRLKNMFERYIRGTEDIPLAKLYAPFGVKVTEERKSAKPSLDAGIGRDAAGAKLNQVHEGGAAHQAGLSAGDVLIAVDGLRVNGNPSNLDQLFARYRVGDKVTVHAFRRDELMTFDVTLQGDRVPCVQVTVAPGTRKGPAIKRPSAS; encoded by the coding sequence ATGAAAAAAGCACCCCAGAAGCAGCCGCCGGCCATTCAGTACGCGATCGTTCCCAAGGACCTGGCCGGGCACCTGTTCGACGTCACCGTCACCGTGGCGGAACCGAGCCCGGAAGGGCAGGTGTTCGCGCTGCCGGCCTGGATCCCGGGCAGCTACATGATCCGCGAATTCGCCCGCAACATCGTGCGCATCCGCGCCGAATCGGGGGGAGAGCCGGTGCGACTCGCGAAGCTCGACAAGCATTCGTGGCAGGCCGCGCCCGTCGCCGGGCCGCTGACGGTGCATTACGAAGTCTATGCGTGGGACCTCTCGGTGCGCGCCGCCCATTTGGACCAGACGCACGGCTTCTTCAACGGCACGAGCGTCTTCCTGCGCGTCGTCGGCCAGGAGGCGCGGCCGCACCTGGTCGACATCCAGCGTCCGCCTGAGCCGGCCACGCGCAGCTGGCGGGTCGCCACGTCGCTGCCGGAAGCGGGCGCCAAGCGCTACGGCTTCGGCACGTACGTCGCGGGCGACTACGATGAGCTGATCGACCATCCCGTCGAGATGGGCGACTTCGCGCTGGGCGGCTTTACCGCGCACGGCATCCGCCACGACATCGTGATCACGGGCCGCGTGCCGAACCTCGACATGGCGCGCCTTGAAAAAGACCTGAAAGCCATCTGCGAAACCCAGATCGCGTTCTTCGAACCGAAGACGAAAAAGGCGCCGATGGACCGCTACGTGTTCCTGACGATGGCCGTCGGCGACGGCTATGGCGGTCTGGAACACCGCGCGTCGACGGCGCTGATCTGCGCGCGCACCGACCTGCCGACGACGGCGGCTTTGAGGACGGCCGAGCCGAACGAGGGCTATGTCAAATTCCTGGGCCTGTGCAGCCACGAGTATTTCCACACCTGGAACGTCAAGCGCATCAAGCCGGCCGTGTTCGCGCCGTACGACCTGCAGGTCGAGAACTACACGCCCCTGCTGTGGCTCTTCGAAGGCTTTACCAGCTATTACGACGACCTGATGCTCGTGCGCAGCGGGATCATCAGCGAGGCCACGTATTTCAAAATGCTCGGCAAGACCGTCGGCAGCGTCCTGCGCGGCACCGGCCGCACGAAGCAGAGCATCGCCGATTCCAGCTTCGATGCCTGGAGCAAGTACTACCGCCAGGACGAGAACGCGCCGAACGCCATCATCAGCTATTACACGAAGGGCTCCCTCGTCGGCCTCGCATTCGACCTGGCGATCCGCGCCAAGACGGGGGGCGCGAAATCGCTGGACGACATCATGCTGGCCCTGTGGGACCGCTTTGGCCGCGATTTCTACCAGGGCAATGGAAAAGGTGGGCGCGGCCTCACGGAGCAGGACGTGGAAAGCCTGTTCGACGAGGTGAGCGGCGTGCGCCTGAAGAACATGTTCGAGCGCTACATCCGCGGCACGGAGGACATCCCGCTGGCCAAGCTGTACGCCCCGTTCGGCGTGAAGGTGACGGAAGAGCGCAAGAGCGCCAAGCCGTCGCTGGACGCCGGCATCGGCCGCGACGCCGCCGGCGCCAAACTGAACCAGGTCCACGAGGGCGGCGCCGCGCACCAGGCGGGCCTGTCCGCCGGCGATGTCCTGATCGCCGTCGACGGCCTGCGCGTGAACGGCAACCCGTCCAACCTGGACCAGCTGTTCGCGCGCTACCGCGTGGGCGACAAGGTGACCGTGCACGCGTTCCGCCGCGACGAGCTGATGACGTTCGACGTCACCTTGCAGGGCGATCGCGTGCCGTGCGTCCAGGTGACCGTCGCGCCCGGCACGCGCAAGGGGCCTGCGATCAAGCGGCCGAGCGCGAGTTAG
- a CDS encoding hybrid sensor histidine kinase/response regulator, translating to MPTAPTGDILFDHAACALLLTAPDGVILRANGTACTWLGYTEDELVGKLRMHDLLPVGARLFYHTHCQPILQVQGSVAEIQVDLRNRRQERLPMLINISRRQDADGTVDHWALFKASDRRAYERELLAARKAAETALEARRSAEAELQKLNEQLSAADRRKDEFLATLSHELRNPLAPMRSALDVLKLKFGHGTDTRLLQAFDRQLRHLTRLVDDLMEVSRITQGRMQLRRAPVELSALVHGAAHDLAATMEAARHTLRLSIAAAPVIVDGDATRLAQVVINLLTNAAKYTPDGGTIELHLSCADGVAEIRVRDNGIGLPASALATVFNMFSQLEPALERSKGGLGIGLALVRGIVSLHGGSVHADSAGAGLGSTFTIRLPLAAGSVSAPASQERSTDAAPAQVRVLVVDDNEDAAETLAMTLELHGCEVRTAPTAARALDILPGFAPAVALLDIGLPDMNGYELARRVRQLPAGAAVTLIATTGWGQQKDRERAFAAGFDRHLTKPIDFDLLRSYLP from the coding sequence GTGCCTACCGCGCCGACCGGCGACATCCTGTTCGACCACGCCGCCTGCGCGCTGCTGTTGACGGCGCCCGACGGCGTCATCTTGCGGGCGAACGGCACGGCGTGCACGTGGCTCGGCTATACGGAAGACGAGCTCGTCGGCAAGCTGCGCATGCACGACCTGCTGCCGGTGGGTGCCCGCCTCTTCTACCACACGCATTGCCAGCCGATCCTGCAGGTACAGGGGTCGGTGGCCGAGATCCAGGTCGACTTGCGCAACCGGCGCCAGGAGCGCCTGCCCATGCTGATTAACATCAGCCGCCGCCAGGACGCGGACGGCACGGTCGATCACTGGGCCCTGTTCAAGGCGTCCGACCGGCGCGCGTACGAGCGCGAACTGCTGGCGGCACGCAAGGCGGCGGAAACGGCGCTGGAAGCGCGCCGCAGCGCCGAGGCCGAACTGCAAAAGCTGAACGAGCAACTGTCGGCGGCGGACCGCCGCAAGGACGAGTTCCTCGCGACCTTGTCGCACGAGCTGCGCAATCCGCTCGCGCCGATGCGCAGCGCGCTCGACGTCCTCAAGCTGAAATTCGGCCACGGTACGGACACCCGCCTGCTGCAGGCGTTCGACCGGCAGCTGCGCCACCTGACCCGGCTCGTCGACGACCTGATGGAAGTCTCGCGCATCACGCAGGGGCGCATGCAGCTGCGCCGCGCGCCGGTGGAATTGTCAGCCCTCGTGCACGGCGCAGCCCATGACCTCGCCGCGACGATGGAGGCGGCGCGCCACACGTTACGCCTGTCGATCGCGGCGGCGCCCGTGATCGTCGACGGCGACGCCACGCGGCTGGCGCAGGTCGTCATCAACCTGCTCACCAATGCCGCCAAGTACACGCCGGACGGCGGCACGATCGAACTGCATTTGTCGTGCGCGGACGGCGTGGCCGAGATCCGGGTGCGCGACAACGGCATCGGCCTGCCCGCCTCGGCCCTCGCCACCGTCTTCAACATGTTTTCCCAGCTCGAGCCGGCACTGGAACGGTCGAAAGGCGGCCTCGGGATCGGCCTGGCGCTCGTGCGCGGCATCGTCTCGCTGCACGGCGGCAGCGTGCACGCGGACAGCGCCGGCGCCGGCCTGGGCAGCACGTTCACGATCCGCCTGCCGCTGGCGGCGGGCAGCGTGTCCGCACCGGCGTCGCAGGAGCGGTCCACCGATGCGGCACCGGCCCAGGTGCGCGTGCTCGTCGTGGACGACAACGAGGATGCCGCCGAGACGTTGGCCATGACGTTGGAACTGCACGGTTGCGAGGTCAGGACGGCGCCGACAGCCGCGCGGGCGCTCGACATCCTGCCCGGCTTCGCGCCCGCCGTGGCCCTGCTCGATATCGGCCTGCCCGACATGAACGGCTACGAACTGGCACGCAGGGTGCGCCAGCTGCCGGCCGGCGCGGCGGTGACCTTGATCGCGACGACGGGTTGGGGACAGCAGAAGGACCGCGAGCGGGCGTTCGCGGCCGGGTTCGATCGTCACCTCACCAAACCGATCGATTTCGATCTCTTACGCTCCTATCTGCCGTAG
- a CDS encoding alpha/beta fold hydrolase: MSKVQFRNNVRLAGNGPATMVFAHGFGCDQTMWRFLAPAYEDRFRTIAFDLVGSGGSDLSAYDRDKYGTLQGYADDLLEIVDEFATGPVVFVGHSVSTMIGLLATIKAPEKFAAQVMVGPSPCYINDGDYVGGFSREDIDELLETMDANYLGWSSSMAPAIMGVPDRPELRAELTDSFCRNNPDIAKHFARVTFLSDHRADVPRSTVPALILQCSDDLVAPRAVGDFLHRHLPNNTLHVIENVGHCPHMSAPTASSRAIDNFLAHALR; the protein is encoded by the coding sequence ATGTCAAAAGTGCAGTTCAGGAATAATGTCCGGCTGGCCGGCAACGGTCCGGCGACGATGGTGTTTGCCCATGGCTTCGGTTGCGACCAGACGATGTGGCGGTTCCTGGCGCCTGCCTACGAGGATCGCTTCCGCACGATCGCGTTCGACCTGGTCGGCAGCGGCGGTTCCGACCTGTCCGCCTACGACCGCGATAAATACGGCACGCTGCAGGGTTACGCGGACGACCTGCTCGAGATCGTCGACGAATTCGCGACCGGTCCCGTCGTCTTCGTCGGCCACTCCGTCAGCACGATGATCGGCCTGCTGGCCACGATCAAGGCGCCGGAAAAATTCGCCGCGCAAGTCATGGTCGGGCCGTCGCCCTGCTACATCAACGACGGCGACTACGTCGGCGGCTTCAGCCGGGAAGACATCGACGAGCTGCTCGAGACGATGGACGCCAATTACCTCGGCTGGTCGAGCAGCATGGCACCAGCGATCATGGGTGTGCCCGACCGTCCCGAACTGCGCGCGGAATTGACCGACAGCTTTTGCCGCAATAATCCCGACATCGCCAAGCACTTCGCCCGCGTCACGTTCCTGTCCGACCACCGTGCGGACGTGCCCCGGTCGACCGTACCCGCGCTGATCCTGCAATGCAGCGACGACCTGGTGGCGCCCCGCGCGGTCGGCGACTTCCTGCACCGCCACCTGCCGAACAACACGCTGCACGTCATCGAGAACGTCGGCCACTGCCCGCACATGAGCGCGCCGACGGCAAGCTCGCGCGCCATCGACAACTTCCTCGCGCACGCCCTGCGCTGA
- a CDS encoding SDR family NAD(P)-dependent oxidoreductase codes for MDLKLNDKTALVTGATAGIGLAIARTLAREGAAVAITGRDPGKLDAAAGHIRAAVPGAVVTSVVADLADAAGAAAVVRAVPDVDVLVNNLGYYEGKPFTDITDDDWMRMFDVNVMSGVRLARHYFPRLLAKNWGRVVFISSEVGAFTPPDMIHYGVSKSAQLAVSRGLAELTRGTGVTVNSVLPAATRSDGIVDYLRQTAPRAGMTDAEIEAHFFATYRPSSLIARMIDADEVAAMVALLASPLGAATNGAAVRVEGGSYRSIL; via the coding sequence ATGGATCTGAAACTCAACGACAAGACGGCACTGGTGACCGGTGCCACGGCCGGCATCGGCCTGGCCATCGCCCGCACGCTGGCGCGCGAGGGCGCGGCCGTCGCCATCACCGGGCGCGACCCTGGCAAGCTCGACGCGGCCGCCGGCCATATCCGCGCCGCCGTGCCGGGCGCCGTCGTGACGTCCGTCGTCGCCGACCTCGCCGACGCCGCGGGCGCGGCCGCCGTGGTGCGCGCCGTGCCCGACGTCGACGTCCTCGTCAACAACCTCGGCTATTACGAAGGCAAGCCATTTACCGACATCACGGATGACGACTGGATGCGCATGTTCGACGTCAACGTGATGTCGGGCGTCCGTCTGGCCCGCCATTATTTCCCGCGGCTGCTCGCAAAAAACTGGGGCAGGGTGGTTTTCATCTCCAGCGAAGTGGGCGCGTTCACGCCGCCGGACATGATCCATTACGGCGTCAGCAAATCCGCCCAGCTCGCCGTGTCGCGTGGCCTGGCCGAGCTGACGCGCGGGACCGGCGTGACCGTCAACAGCGTCCTCCCGGCCGCCACCCGTTCGGACGGCATCGTCGACTACCTGCGTCAGACGGCACCTCGTGCCGGCATGACGGATGCGGAGATCGAAGCCCATTTCTTTGCCACGTACCGCCCGAGTTCCCTGATCGCACGCATGATCGATGCCGATGAAGTGGCGGCGATGGTCGCCCTGCTCGCGAGCCCGCTGGGCGCCGCCACCAATGGCGCGGCCGTGCGCGTGGAAGGCGGCAGCTACCGGTCCATTCTCTGA
- a CDS encoding L-dopachrome tautomerase-related protein, producing MTITRFVLAAAFISTAATAADAAHLERWRSYAGVSWDAPRDGNDPAPFANAVNAPIAGIHFDAVGRAFVSTPRLVAADAPATLSILDTHATTGPARLTAFPSREANAVAGAPATHLRNVLGFHIDHRNGWLWALDQGFVAGEAEAPAGGQKIVVFDVRTGKVVRTIGLDTVADRKGSFLNDIVVDEVRRIAYVSDSGLRSAPDNRAGIIVVDYLSGRARRVLDRHPAVLPQPGAKVVSHGAEVWPGKPLVLGVNGIALSPDGNTLYWTVTTGTHAYAIPTAPLRDPHARPAMLATRVRDLGDVGGNTDGIVTDQAGNLYITDVTRNGIVRYDPHTGTLALQAASDGVRWPDTPAIGPDGDVVFTASNLNGHFAGQVKPGEERYELWRLKRD from the coding sequence ATGACAATCACTCGTTTCGTGCTGGCCGCCGCCTTCATCTCCACCGCCGCGACCGCGGCCGACGCCGCCCACCTCGAACGCTGGCGCAGCTATGCGGGCGTCAGCTGGGATGCGCCCCGCGACGGCAACGACCCGGCGCCGTTTGCGAACGCCGTGAACGCGCCCATCGCCGGCATCCATTTCGACGCCGTCGGCCGCGCCTTTGTCAGCACGCCGCGCCTCGTCGCGGCCGACGCGCCGGCCACGCTGAGCATCCTCGACACCCACGCCACGACGGGCCCGGCACGTCTGACCGCATTCCCATCGCGGGAAGCCAATGCGGTGGCGGGCGCACCGGCCACCCATCTGCGCAATGTGCTCGGCTTTCATATCGATCACCGCAACGGCTGGCTGTGGGCGCTCGACCAGGGCTTCGTGGCGGGCGAGGCCGAAGCGCCGGCCGGCGGGCAAAAGATCGTCGTGTTCGACGTGCGCACGGGGAAGGTCGTCCGGACGATCGGCCTCGACACGGTCGCGGACCGCAAGGGCAGCTTCCTGAACGACATCGTCGTCGACGAGGTCCGCCGGATCGCCTATGTGTCCGACAGCGGCCTGCGCAGCGCGCCGGACAACCGGGCCGGCATCATCGTCGTCGACTACTTGTCGGGCCGCGCGCGGCGCGTGCTCGACCGGCATCCGGCCGTGCTGCCGCAGCCGGGCGCGAAGGTCGTGTCGCACGGCGCGGAAGTGTGGCCCGGCAAGCCGCTCGTGCTGGGCGTGAACGGCATCGCCTTGTCGCCGGACGGGAACACGCTGTACTGGACGGTGACGACCGGCACGCACGCGTACGCGATCCCGACGGCGCCGCTGCGCGATCCGCATGCGCGCCCGGCCATGCTCGCGACCCGCGTGCGCGACCTGGGCGACGTGGGCGGCAACACGGACGGCATCGTCACGGACCAGGCCGGCAACCTCTACATCACGGACGTGACCCGCAACGGCATCGTGCGCTACGACCCGCACACGGGGACGCTGGCGCTGCAGGCGGCCAGCGACGGCGTGCGCTGGCCGGACACGCCGGCGATCGGGCCGGACGGCGATGTCGTGTTCACGGCCAGCAACTTGAACGGGCACTTTGCCGGGCAGGTCAAGCCGGGCGAAGAGCGTTACGAGTTGTGGCGGTTGAAGCGCGATTGA
- a CDS encoding TonB C-terminal domain-containing protein, giving the protein MNTIIRTGLVLIISTAGLSGCSSVRTAASTVTSSVEHAATRIFHPATPATPTAPAPAGLDDYKTQVARHVAEHNPDRVYAGTLPPMLPAVVVLEITVDRDGQLADVAVQRSRDPDASEIALASVRRSSPLPAPQQLARDTGRLTFSETFLFADSERYQLRSLARPQASE; this is encoded by the coding sequence ATGAACACGATCATCCGCACAGGCCTGGTTCTCATCATATCGACCGCAGGCTTGAGCGGATGCTCGAGCGTGCGGACGGCCGCGAGCACGGTCACCTCTTCCGTCGAGCACGCCGCGACACGCATCTTCCATCCCGCCACACCCGCCACGCCGACAGCGCCCGCGCCCGCCGGCCTGGACGACTACAAGACCCAGGTCGCGCGCCACGTGGCCGAACACAATCCCGATCGCGTCTATGCCGGCACATTGCCGCCGATGCTGCCGGCCGTCGTCGTGCTCGAGATCACGGTCGACCGCGACGGCCAACTGGCGGACGTGGCCGTGCAGCGCTCGCGCGATCCGGATGCGTCCGAGATCGCACTGGCCTCGGTGCGGCGCAGCTCGCCGCTGCCGGCCCCGCAACAGTTGGCGCGGGATACGGGCAGGCTCACCTTTTCCGAAACTTTCCTGTTCGCGGACAGCGAGCGATATCAGCTGCGCAGCCTGGCAAGGCCGCAGGCGTCGGAATGA